Proteins from a genomic interval of Nodularia sp. LEGE 06071:
- a CDS encoding M90 family metallopeptidase, whose translation MVEIIAIFMIIGLIVIGILISPILMKQRRNRVKRRLFPPLWNAIIENHLPIYLQLSPDERRRLLGHIQVFLAEKQFIGCGGLQVTEEMKVTVAAVACLLLLNERGKYFPKLRSILIYPGTYFVNQTVATGNYVVQERREARLGESWTQDQVILSWERIQQDAGNWKDGHNVVLHEFAHQLDQEDGSANGVPILPRKSDYVVWAEVMTAEYQQLCRDIPRKVKTVMDGYGTTNPAEFFAVATETFYEKPRQLQQHHPALYEQLQGYYQLDPVQWT comes from the coding sequence ATGGTGGAAATAATTGCTATTTTTATGATCATTGGGCTGATTGTGATTGGTATTTTAATCAGTCCGATTCTCATGAAACAGCGTCGCAATCGTGTTAAACGCCGTCTTTTCCCTCCATTGTGGAATGCAATAATTGAAAATCATCTGCCGATTTATCTCCAGCTTTCACCTGATGAACGTCGGAGACTTCTGGGACATATTCAAGTATTTTTAGCAGAAAAGCAGTTCATTGGCTGTGGCGGTTTACAAGTTACGGAAGAAATGAAGGTAACGGTTGCGGCTGTGGCTTGTTTACTTTTACTCAATGAGCGAGGAAAATATTTCCCTAAACTACGTTCTATTTTAATTTACCCCGGTACATATTTTGTGAATCAAACTGTTGCTACGGGAAATTATGTAGTTCAAGAAAGACGCGAGGCTAGATTGGGGGAATCATGGACTCAAGACCAAGTGATATTATCTTGGGAACGGATACAACAAGATGCTGGTAACTGGAAGGATGGACATAATGTTGTGCTACACGAATTTGCCCATCAGTTAGATCAAGAGGATGGAAGCGCCAACGGTGTGCCTATTTTGCCACGAAAATCAGACTATGTTGTGTGGGCGGAGGTGATGACAGCAGAATATCAACAACTTTGTCGTGATATTCCCAGAAAAGTCAAAACTGTTATGGATGGCTATGGTACTACAAATCCGGCAGAATTTTTTGCTGTGGCTACGGAAACATTCTATGAAAAACCCCGCCAATTACAACAGCACCATCCAGCACTTTATGAGCAATTACAAGGCTATTATCAGTTAGACCCTGTGCAATGGACTTAA
- the ilvA gene encoding threonine ammonia-lyase, biosynthetic yields MYCDYLVQILTARVYDVAQETPLEYAPNLSKRLHNQLLLKREDMQSVFSFKLRGAYNKMVNLSPELLAQGVIAASAGNHAQGVALAASRLGTRAIIVMPVTTPQVKIDAVKARGGEVLLHGNTYDDAYAYAREVEAEKGLTFIHPFDDPDVIAGQGTIGMEILRQYQQPIHAIFVAIGGGGLISGIAAYVKRLRPEIKIIGVEPVDADAMSQSLKAGHRVRLSQVGLFADGVAVREVGEETFRLCQNYVDEIILVDTDDTCAAIKDVFEDTRSILEPAGALAIAAAKAYAEREQIQGKTLIAVACGANMNFDRLRFVAERAEFGERREAIFAVAIPEEQGSLRKFCECIDQRNLTEFNYRIADQTEAHIFVGVQIQNRADAVKMLESFESCGFKTIDLTDDELTKLHLRHMVGGHSPLAHNELLYRFEFPERPGALMQFVGSMSPNWNISMFHYRNNGADYGRIVVGMQVPPQEMEEWRGFLDTLGYRYWDESQNPAYKLFLG; encoded by the coding sequence ATGTATTGCGACTACCTGGTACAAATTCTGACTGCCCGTGTCTACGATGTTGCCCAGGAAACACCACTGGAGTATGCCCCTAACCTCTCTAAACGACTGCATAATCAACTCTTGCTGAAACGAGAGGATATGCAGTCAGTTTTTTCCTTTAAGCTGCGGGGTGCTTACAACAAAATGGTCAATCTTTCACCCGAATTGCTGGCGCAGGGTGTAATTGCTGCATCTGCGGGGAATCATGCCCAAGGTGTCGCCCTGGCTGCTAGTCGGCTAGGAACACGAGCGATTATTGTGATGCCGGTGACTACTCCCCAAGTGAAAATAGATGCAGTCAAAGCCAGGGGGGGAGAGGTGCTATTACATGGCAATACCTACGATGATGCTTATGCTTATGCCCGTGAAGTTGAGGCAGAGAAAGGATTAACTTTTATTCATCCCTTTGATGATCCTGATGTGATTGCTGGACAGGGGACAATTGGCATGGAAATTTTGCGGCAATACCAGCAACCTATTCATGCGATTTTTGTGGCTATTGGTGGTGGGGGATTGATTTCTGGAATTGCGGCTTATGTCAAACGGTTGCGCCCGGAAATTAAGATTATCGGTGTGGAACCTGTGGATGCTGATGCTATGTCTCAATCGCTGAAAGCGGGACATCGGGTGCGGTTGTCTCAGGTGGGCTTATTTGCTGATGGGGTGGCGGTGCGAGAAGTGGGAGAAGAAACTTTTCGTCTGTGCCAAAACTATGTGGATGAAATTATTCTGGTGGATACAGATGATACCTGCGCGGCGATCAAAGATGTGTTTGAGGATACACGATCAATTTTAGAACCAGCCGGGGCTTTAGCGATCGCAGCTGCCAAAGCCTATGCCGAACGTGAACAAATTCAGGGAAAAACCTTAATTGCTGTGGCTTGTGGTGCCAACATGAACTTTGATCGTCTGCGTTTCGTAGCAGAACGGGCAGAATTCGGCGAACGTCGTGAAGCTATCTTTGCAGTGGCTATTCCTGAAGAACAGGGTAGTCTGCGGAAGTTTTGTGAATGTATTGATCAACGCAATCTCACTGAGTTTAACTATCGCATTGCCGATCAAACAGAAGCTCATATTTTTGTAGGTGTGCAAATTCAAAACCGTGCCGATGCGGTCAAAATGCTAGAATCCTTTGAAAGCTGCGGTTTCAAAACCATTGACTTAACAGATGACGAACTGACAAAATTACACCTGCGGCACATGGTGGGTGGGCATTCTCCCCTAGCGCATAACGAGTTGCTTTATCGTTTTGAGTTTCCCGAACGTCCTGGCGCATTAATGCAGTTTGTTGGTTCCATGAGTCCCAACTGGAATATCAGTATGTTCCACTACCGCAACAACGGGGCAGATTATGGGCGAATTGTCGTAGGAATGCAAGTACCTCCCCAAGAGATGGAGGAGTGGCGAGGATTTCTGGATACCCTTGGCTATCGCTATTGGGATGAAAGCCAAAACCCTGCATACAAGCTATTTTTGGGGTAA
- a CDS encoding glycoside hydrolase family 10 protein — MKIRFSVRSLHSLFPILAFISFITVLLLNNSNPAVAQLPLPRQEIRGVWITNNDFDTLKDRTKVQSAMTQLRGLNFNTIYPVVWNSGYVMYPSPVAQRAGIQPFVFRGTDGHDILADLINQAHRQGLLAIPWFEFGFMAPPTSELALNYPQWLTQKQDGSQTSISAAGEVVWLNPFHPEVQQFITNLVLETVTQYDADGIQFDDHMSLPHEFGYDPYTIALYTQETNNRPPTNPQDEAWMRWRADKITAFMVQLNQAVKARKPHAIFSVSPNYYDFAYKFQLQDWLAWMRQNIVDELIVQIYRPDLQSFVSNISRTEIQEAQQMIPTGIGIMTGLRNRPVSMAQIQSQVRAAQARGLGVTFFYYETLWNSAPEPPSQRLAGFKSLFPTSAFRSALE, encoded by the coding sequence ATGAAAATACGTTTCAGTGTGCGATCGCTCCATAGTCTTTTCCCCATTCTGGCTTTCATATCATTTATTACAGTACTGCTACTGAATAATTCAAATCCAGCAGTAGCACAATTACCGCTACCGCGTCAAGAAATTCGCGGGGTTTGGATCACCAACAATGATTTTGACACCCTCAAGGATCGCACCAAAGTGCAGTCAGCCATGACTCAATTACGGGGGCTAAACTTCAACACAATTTATCCTGTGGTGTGGAATTCTGGCTATGTCATGTATCCCAGCCCCGTGGCACAACGCGCAGGTATCCAACCCTTTGTCTTTCGCGGTACAGATGGACATGATATTCTTGCAGACTTGATTAACCAAGCTCATCGTCAGGGACTATTGGCAATTCCCTGGTTTGAATTTGGTTTCATGGCTCCCCCCACATCAGAACTAGCATTAAATTATCCCCAGTGGCTGACACAAAAGCAAGATGGTAGCCAAACCTCCATTAGTGCCGCTGGTGAAGTAGTGTGGCTCAATCCCTTCCATCCCGAAGTGCAGCAATTTATCACAAATCTTGTGCTAGAGACTGTGACTCAATATGATGCCGATGGCATTCAGTTTGATGATCACATGAGTTTGCCCCACGAATTTGGTTACGATCCATATACAATTGCCTTATACACCCAAGAAACCAATAACCGTCCCCCCACAAATCCCCAAGATGAAGCATGGATGCGCTGGCGGGCAGATAAAATCACAGCGTTTATGGTGCAACTCAACCAAGCTGTCAAAGCCCGAAAACCCCATGCGATTTTCTCGGTTTCTCCAAACTACTACGACTTTGCTTATAAGTTTCAACTCCAAGACTGGCTGGCTTGGATGCGGCAAAATATTGTAGACGAGCTAATTGTGCAGATTTATCGCCCTGATTTGCAAAGCTTCGTGTCTAATATTTCCCGCACAGAAATTCAAGAAGCCCAACAAATGATTCCCACGGGTATCGGTATTATGACAGGTCTACGAAATAGACCTGTTTCTATGGCACAAATTCAGTCTCAGGTCAGGGCTGCCCAAGCACGCGGTTTAGGTGTCACCTTCTTCTACTACGAAACACTTTGGAACTCTGCCCCAGAACCGCCAAGTCAGAGGCTAGCTGGATTTAAAAGCCTTTTCCCTACTTCCGCTTTCCGTTCAGCCTTAGAGTAA
- the speB gene encoding agmatinase SpeB — translation MSIQQPDYNPSGVGEINGNIFGLPCDYESANLIVIAVPWEVTVSYGAGTAKAPQQILDASIQLDLFDFDYPDGWKQGIFMMEIPQDILEKNEYYRTLAAKIIERLAEGKPLTDAPDLTPVLTEINQAGEQVNQWLFVQCQAAMNQGKRVAVIGGDHSVPLGYFQALAAKYPNYGILHIDAHADLRDAYEGFEFSHASIMFNGLKIPQISKLVQVGLRDISHDEVNMIDQSNGRIIAYYDPIIKQKLYAGSNWIDICREIISHLPEYVYISFDVDGLDPKLCPSTGTPVPGGLELEQTFCLFRELVKSDRKIIGFDVCEVGDAEWDGNVGARIVYKLANLMDLSLSPLHRV, via the coding sequence ATGAGTATTCAACAACCAGACTACAATCCCAGTGGCGTAGGTGAAATCAATGGCAACATCTTCGGTTTACCATGCGATTATGAGTCTGCCAACTTGATTGTCATTGCTGTACCCTGGGAAGTGACTGTATCCTATGGTGCTGGTACAGCCAAAGCACCACAGCAGATTCTCGATGCTTCGATTCAACTCGATTTATTCGATTTCGATTATCCTGATGGCTGGAAACAAGGAATTTTCATGATGGAAATTCCCCAGGATATTTTAGAAAAAAATGAATATTATCGCACCTTGGCAGCAAAAATTATTGAACGGCTAGCAGAAGGTAAACCACTGACAGATGCACCCGATTTAACCCCTGTGCTGACAGAAATTAATCAAGCTGGTGAACAGGTGAATCAATGGTTATTTGTCCAATGTCAAGCAGCAATGAATCAGGGGAAGCGTGTTGCAGTCATTGGTGGTGATCATAGCGTACCTTTAGGTTACTTCCAAGCATTAGCCGCTAAGTATCCCAACTATGGCATTTTGCATATTGATGCCCACGCAGATTTACGCGATGCTTATGAAGGGTTTGAGTTTTCCCATGCTTCGATTATGTTTAATGGGCTAAAAATTCCGCAGATATCCAAATTAGTCCAGGTAGGTTTGCGTGATATTTCTCATGATGAAGTGAACATGATTGATCAATCAAATGGTCGAATTATCGCTTATTATGACCCAATTATCAAACAAAAGCTTTACGCTGGTAGTAATTGGATTGATATCTGCCGAGAAATTATCAGTCATTTACCAGAATACGTTTATATTAGCTTTGATGTGGATGGACTTGATCCCAAACTTTGTCCCAGTACGGGTACTCCTGTTCCTGGTGGGTTAGAATTAGAGCAAACTTTTTGTTTATTCCGGGAATTAGTAAAGAGCGATCGCAAAATCATCGGTTTTGATGTCTGCGAAGTCGGTGATGCTGAGTGGGATGGTAACGTCGGGGCGCGGATTGTTTACAAACTGGCGAATTTAATGGATTTATCCTTAAGTCCATTGCACAGGGTCTAA
- a CDS encoding putative bifunctional diguanylate cyclase/phosphodiesterase — protein MKRQQQLDLYTVLARIRFLKKSYTAKIMLVAFVGTHVPLLALLLSFVISNSYTWEMAVPVLVIALLATLAGTGVTLYAINLLLAPVILTSATLQDYLNSKILPKLPTQFADEAGTLMADTSQTLHKLDELIHYISNYDDLTGLPNRDLFCDRLRYNLSQPQNIQRLIVVFLVGINDFNTVSHTLDHQTSNLLLRAFAQRLTNCIAPTDLLARFSKDEFAIARMEIISIETLIHLCQLILTNLEKPFFLEGKRIHITASIGMTINNLENDHSVDQLLQQAHIALYQRQKPGCSQYQFYSPEINAQLQERLTLEEQLYGALDRCEMVVYYQPLIDLQSGQVTAMEALVRWQHPIQGLIPPVKFIPIAEANGLIVPIGEWVLRTACTQNYAWQMAGFPPIRISVNLSARQFEQPNLVEVVRQILDETGMDAAYLELEVTESYLMTNIHTSIKVLQELRKLGISLALDDFGTGYSSLNYLKRFPVNMLKIDRSFVQDVTSNPDSAAVTDAIIVLAKNLKLSITAEGIETPEQLDYLQKHGCDEGQGFYFSPPKPAETIAQILKNGEWGVGSGE, from the coding sequence ATGAAGCGCCAGCAGCAACTTGACTTATATACTGTCCTAGCTCGGATTCGATTCCTGAAGAAAAGTTATACCGCCAAAATCATGTTGGTGGCATTTGTCGGGACTCACGTACCGCTTCTGGCTTTATTGTTGAGTTTTGTGATCTCAAACTCCTATACTTGGGAGATGGCAGTGCCAGTTCTGGTGATTGCGCTGTTGGCAACGTTAGCGGGTACAGGAGTAACTCTTTATGCAATCAACCTTCTGCTGGCTCCGGTTATTTTGACATCTGCGACGTTGCAAGATTATTTAAACAGTAAAATATTACCAAAATTGCCCACACAATTTGCCGATGAAGCCGGTACGTTGATGGCGGATACCTCACAGACTCTTCACAAACTAGATGAGTTAATTCACTACATCAGCAACTATGATGACCTGACTGGATTACCTAATCGAGATTTGTTTTGCGATCGCCTGCGTTATAATTTATCCCAGCCTCAAAATATACAACGGCTGATAGTCGTCTTTTTAGTAGGCATTAATGACTTTAACACCGTCAGTCATACCTTGGATCATCAGACATCCAATTTACTACTCAGAGCCTTTGCCCAGCGTTTGACTAACTGCATAGCGCCCACAGATTTGCTAGCGCGTTTTAGTAAAGATGAATTTGCGATCGCGCGGATGGAAATTATTTCCATTGAGACTTTGATTCATCTGTGCCAATTAATCCTGACTAATCTGGAAAAACCCTTTTTTCTGGAGGGTAAGCGGATTCATATCACAGCCAGTATTGGTATGACAATCAATAACCTAGAAAATGATCATAGTGTAGATCAACTCTTGCAACAAGCTCACATAGCGCTGTACCAAAGGCAGAAGCCAGGGTGTAGTCAATACCAGTTCTATTCCCCAGAGATCAATGCTCAGTTACAGGAGCGACTAACCTTAGAAGAGCAATTATATGGCGCTTTAGACCGTTGTGAAATGGTAGTTTATTACCAACCTTTAATTGACTTACAGAGCGGACAAGTAACGGCAATGGAAGCCCTAGTTCGCTGGCAGCATCCTATCCAGGGTTTAATTCCCCCAGTCAAATTTATTCCCATTGCCGAAGCTAACGGTTTAATTGTACCAATTGGTGAATGGGTCTTGCGGACTGCTTGTACTCAAAACTATGCTTGGCAAATGGCTGGATTTCCCCCCATCCGCATATCAGTAAATCTATCAGCTCGACAGTTTGAACAACCGAATTTAGTGGAAGTCGTCAGGCAAATTCTAGATGAGACGGGAATGGATGCTGCTTACTTAGAACTAGAAGTCACCGAAAGCTATTTGATGACTAATATTCATACCTCTATTAAAGTTTTACAAGAATTAAGAAAACTGGGTATATCCCTAGCCTTAGATGACTTTGGTACAGGCTATTCCTCCCTCAACTACTTAAAGCGCTTTCCCGTGAATATGCTCAAGATTGATCGGTCATTTGTGCAAGATGTGACATCCAATCCTGATAGCGCTGCTGTTACTGATGCCATCATTGTCCTAGCAAAAAACCTGAAATTAAGTATCACTGCGGAGGGGATAGAAACCCCAGAGCAGCTTGATTATTTACAAAAACACGGCTGTGACGAAGGTCAAGGTTTTTACTTCAGTCCCCCTAAACCGGCTGAAACAATCGCCCAGATACTGAAAAATGGGGAGTGGGGAGTGGGGAGTGGGGAGTAG
- a CDS encoding nucleoside recognition domain-containing protein, translating into MKKSSSPLNPIWLFLIVSATVVAAYNGNMAALTEASFTAAESAVTLAIGLIGAMALWLGIMKVAEAAGMMRFIARLIRPLMSRLFPEIPVNHPAMSAMVMNMAANALGLGNAATPMGLKAMAELNKLNPNPGTATPAMCLFLAINTSSVTLLPLSVITVRASAGASNPAAIVLPSIIATIVSTAVAIIASKLLGRRASSTLTPLESELETTAADSKIAVDETPESELMPPGMIGNIVFGGLIVAFLAAVFYRLSVRGFPYIFSMVFISNLSNWLLPILICLFLLFGYFRGVKVYEVLTEGAKEGFEIAIRIIPFLVAIFVAIGMFRASGALDILTAIVSPITSLITLPPEALPMALIRPLSGSGSFGLMSEIVKNDPDSFLSFLVSTMQGSTETTFYVMAVYFGSIGIIRTSYTLTAALCADAAGILASLAVCRIMF; encoded by the coding sequence ATGAAAAAATCATCGTCGCCACTCAATCCCATTTGGCTATTCCTGATTGTTTCCGCGACTGTAGTAGCAGCTTATAACGGCAATATGGCCGCTTTAACAGAAGCCTCCTTTACAGCAGCTGAAAGTGCAGTCACCCTAGCCATTGGACTGATTGGGGCGATGGCGCTGTGGTTGGGAATTATGAAAGTTGCCGAAGCCGCAGGGATGATGCGATTCATCGCCAGGTTGATTCGTCCACTCATGAGCCGACTTTTCCCCGAAATTCCCGTCAATCACCCAGCTATGTCCGCGATGGTGATGAATATGGCAGCCAATGCCCTGGGACTAGGTAATGCCGCCACCCCGATGGGTTTAAAAGCAATGGCAGAACTGAATAAACTCAACCCCAATCCGGGAACCGCAACACCTGCCATGTGTTTATTTTTAGCCATTAACACCTCATCGGTGACACTGTTACCCCTCAGTGTAATTACTGTCCGTGCCAGTGCTGGGGCTAGTAATCCCGCAGCAATTGTCTTACCTTCCATTATTGCTACTATCGTCTCCACAGCCGTGGCCATTATTGCTAGTAAACTCTTAGGCCGTCGTGCATCCTCTACCCTGACTCCTTTAGAATCTGAATTAGAAACTACCGCCGCAGACAGCAAAATCGCAGTTGATGAAACACCCGAATCTGAATTAATGCCTCCCGGTATGATTGGTAATATCGTTTTTGGTGGGCTAATTGTGGCATTCTTGGCGGCTGTCTTTTACCGTCTGTCAGTCCGTGGATTTCCTTATATTTTCAGTATGGTTTTTATCAGTAACCTTTCCAACTGGCTACTACCTATTTTAATTTGTTTATTCCTGTTATTTGGTTATTTCAGAGGTGTGAAAGTTTACGAAGTTCTCACAGAAGGAGCAAAAGAAGGCTTTGAAATTGCCATTCGGATTATTCCGTTTTTAGTCGCAATTTTTGTGGCTATTGGGATGTTTCGTGCTAGTGGCGCTCTTGATATCCTGACAGCCATCGTTTCTCCCATTACTTCACTGATCACCCTTCCCCCAGAAGCCTTACCAATGGCATTAATTCGCCCTTTGTCAGGTAGCGGCTCCTTTGGGTTAATGTCAGAAATTGTTAAAAATGACCCCGACAGCTTTCTGTCTTTTCTTGTTTCCACCATGCAAGGTTCAACGGAAACTACCTTTTATGTCATGGCAGTTTATTTTGGTAGCATTGGCATTATTCGCACAAGCTACACACTCACGGCGGCGCTGTGTGCTGATGCAGCAGGAATACTGGCATCTTTGGCAGTTTGCCGGATAATGTTTTGA
- a CDS encoding DUF1822 family protein, protein MTANTPILSFASTDLILEIPTTVQNQVHLHSQSFAHSPSYQAYINELCLGAVLPWLQEDFTPQAKVWPDAAALPSFWELVNGTAIVVDATRLILVPSENIDGSELRIPQEWVDLSSWAGDYYLAVQVEPDDGYVRVWGYCTHEKLKTKGNYHPGDRTYALDADDLITDISVLNVAREFCADQVKRIATVHLPILPQAQAENLISRLGNPEIITPRLAVPFPLWGGLIAHGGWRQRLYEQRLGLPEQRSVIQWLQSGVSQIAAAMGWEKLNLQLSPAGARSIEERQPGVSLSRQLAIAGQLYELLITPQGQPDTTHWRFELRNATMGAAIPGGFKLRLLTEDLQPFPNNEDIATTAVEQLYIEVALEAGEGIVWEVEPLPDNYDREILKF, encoded by the coding sequence ATGACTGCTAATACCCCCATCTTAAGTTTTGCTTCCACAGACCTGATCTTGGAAATTCCCACCACTGTACAAAATCAAGTTCATCTGCACAGTCAATCTTTTGCTCATTCTCCTAGTTATCAGGCTTATATCAATGAACTTTGTCTGGGTGCTGTCTTGCCTTGGTTGCAAGAAGATTTTACACCCCAAGCAAAAGTTTGGCCTGATGCTGCGGCTTTACCCAGTTTTTGGGAACTGGTAAATGGTACAGCCATAGTCGTAGACGCAACGAGATTAATTTTGGTTCCCAGTGAAAATATTGATGGTAGTGAATTGCGTATACCGCAAGAATGGGTGGATTTATCCAGCTGGGCGGGGGATTATTACTTAGCAGTACAAGTGGAACCGGATGATGGCTATGTCAGGGTTTGGGGTTATTGTACCCATGAAAAACTCAAGACTAAGGGTAATTATCATCCAGGCGATCGCACTTATGCTTTGGATGCAGATGATTTAATTACTGATATTAGTGTGTTAAACGTGGCGCGAGAATTTTGTGCTGATCAAGTCAAACGGATAGCCACTGTACATTTACCAATTCTACCACAAGCACAAGCCGAAAATTTAATTAGCCGCTTGGGAAATCCAGAAATTATTACCCCTCGTTTAGCTGTGCCTTTTCCTTTGTGGGGGGGATTAATTGCACATGGCGGTTGGCGACAACGTTTATATGAACAACGTTTGGGACTACCAGAACAACGGTCAGTTATCCAATGGTTGCAAAGCGGTGTTTCTCAAATTGCCGCTGCTATGGGCTGGGAAAAGTTAAATCTGCAATTGAGTCCGGCGGGGGCGCGGAGTATAGAAGAAAGACAACCAGGAGTAAGTTTATCACGCCAATTAGCGATCGCTGGTCAATTATATGAACTGCTGATTACACCCCAAGGCCAGCCAGACACCACACATTGGCGCTTTGAGTTACGTAACGCCACTATGGGCGCGGCTATTCCTGGCGGTTTTAAACTCAGACTCCTCACCGAAGATTTACAACCATTTCCCAACAATGAAGATATCGCCACAACTGCGGTAGAACAACTTTATATAGAGGTTGCTTTAGAAGCCGGAGAAGGTATAGTCTGGGAAGTAGAACCCCTTCCCGATAACTATGACCGAGAAATTCTCAAATTCTGA
- a CDS encoding threonine dehydratase, which produces MSRLTQILRNLFLRLEGLFGVVFKSFFSLVKNLFGPVTKLLGFSQSDYFLETDAEQGIKQAATQQTIAKTPETPATKRRRPNAKMDDYFLNMARDVKKN; this is translated from the coding sequence ATGTCCCGTTTAACTCAAATTCTCCGGAACTTGTTCCTTCGTCTTGAAGGCTTGTTCGGTGTTGTTTTCAAAAGTTTTTTTAGTCTGGTCAAAAATTTATTTGGTCCTGTTACCAAGCTTTTGGGATTCAGTCAATCTGATTATTTCTTAGAAACTGATGCAGAGCAAGGCATCAAGCAAGCTGCAACTCAACAAACAATTGCCAAGACTCCTGAAACTCCCGCCACTAAACGCCGTCGTCCGAATGCCAAAATGGATGACTATTTTCTCAATATGGCTCGTGATGTGAAAAAGAACTAA
- a CDS encoding Gfo/Idh/MocA family protein: MPSEIPTNQNKIGVAVMGTGFGQKVHIPGFKAHHRTEVVAVYHRDINQAQAIAETHHIPHACDTVADILALPEVQAVSIATPPFLHYEMAKAVLQAGKHLLLEKPTTLNVFEAKELYELAQAKGVTATVDFEFRFVPGWQLFAELLATNYVGNKRLIKIDWLGSSRADTSRPWNWYSAEDKGGGALGSLGSHAFDYISWLFGPVSRLNAHLSTAIPARVDPASKELKPVNTDDTCLLSLELADGTPCQIAISAVVHASRTHSVEVYGDRGTLVLASENQKDYIHGFRVWGSQPGQILQEIEIPSRLGFPQHHADGRISAFIRVVDQWVQGIERQQEIVPSLREGVYSQLLMDLAHKSHTTSNWIDVPNLENFLSHD; this comes from the coding sequence ATGCCTTCCGAAATCCCAACAAATCAAAATAAAATTGGTGTGGCAGTTATGGGGACTGGATTTGGACAAAAAGTCCATATTCCCGGATTTAAAGCACATCATCGCACCGAAGTAGTGGCTGTTTATCATCGAGATATCAATCAAGCTCAAGCCATCGCTGAAACTCATCATATTCCTCACGCCTGTGACACTGTGGCGGATATTTTGGCGTTACCAGAAGTGCAAGCCGTGAGTATCGCTACACCACCATTTCTCCACTATGAAATGGCTAAAGCTGTATTGCAAGCTGGGAAACATTTATTATTAGAAAAACCCACAACTTTAAATGTATTTGAAGCTAAAGAATTATATGAATTAGCTCAAGCAAAAGGTGTAACTGCAACAGTAGATTTTGAATTTCGCTTTGTACCAGGATGGCAATTATTTGCAGAATTGTTAGCCACCAACTATGTAGGAAACAAGCGTTTAATTAAAATTGATTGGTTAGGTTCCTCCCGCGCCGATACTTCCCGCCCTTGGAATTGGTATTCTGCTGAAGACAAAGGCGGCGGTGCATTAGGTTCTTTAGGTTCCCACGCCTTCGATTATATATCCTGGCTATTTGGGCCAGTCAGCAGATTAAACGCTCATCTGAGTACCGCCATTCCCGCACGAGTTGACCCTGCTAGCAAAGAATTAAAGCCAGTAAATACAGATGATACCTGTCTGCTATCTCTGGAATTAGCCGATGGCACACCTTGCCAAATTGCTATCAGTGCTGTAGTTCACGCATCGAGGACACACTCAGTAGAAGTTTATGGCGATCGCGGTACTCTAGTTTTAGCGAGTGAAAATCAAAAAGATTATATACATGGATTTCGGGTTTGGGGTTCCCAACCTGGTCAAATCCTCCAAGAAATTGAAATCCCCAGCCGCTTAGGTTTTCCGCAACATCACGCCGATGGACGGATTTCAGCGTTTATCCGTGTAGTAGACCAATGGGTACAGGGAATTGAACGCCAACAAGAAATAGTCCCATCGTTGCGAGAAGGCGTTTATTCGCAATTATTAATGGATTTAGCTCATAAATCTCACACAACATCAAATTGGATAGATGTACCCAACCTAGAAAATTTCCTCTCTCATGATTAG